In Halarcobacter bivalviorum, a genomic segment contains:
- a CDS encoding type I secretion system permease/ATPase: MENRDFDLNADFEKMLDERKVDTLVECLLFLSKFHKRAVSRESLVSGLAIHGSLMTPTLFVESAKRIGLIVKSSVRDIKSISQLTLPAVALLNTNKACLLLKIDENKNQVTLIYPDISSGEVVVDIDEFKKEYTRNLLIIKPAYNFRNRVEDDIIIEKDKKWFWHTMKKNLGIYYLVIIAAILINIFVLAIPLFTMNVYDRVLPNKATDTLVVLLLGISMVLVFDFILKIMRAYFIEQAGKRADIKMSTAIFNQLLNIKLNAKPASTGVFVSRLQSFESVREFFTTATITAFVDLPFVILFIVIIFYIAGPLAYVSLASMVIAILFSWIMQRPLKQTILNAAKEDQIKQTVLTEAVTGLEIIKSVKAQNRMQTHWNNSVSQTSYFGNKSHYLSQIVSYFVGFISQISSIGIVAGGVILANEGQITLGAIIAAMILNSRVIAPVSQIVGMIIRLDRTMLSLNNIDEIMKMPLERTNSQQYLSRPNLDGDIVFKNVSFAYYKQNFQLLRNINLRINKGEKVGIIGKIGSGKSTIIKLLLNLHEPSEGSILIDGTEIRQIDPVDLRKNIGYVPQETFLFMGTIKDNISISDQFASDEQILKASKIAGVHDFLGKHQAGYDFIVGERGDGLSGGERQAVTLARAIVSNPNILILDEPTNSMDDLSEEHFKNRLAPIIEDKTVIVVTHRPSMLSLVDRIIVIDDGKIIADGPKNQIVSAFGNSKQVVKKVLKEDEKSK, translated from the coding sequence TTGGAAAATAGAGATTTTGACTTAAATGCAGACTTTGAAAAAATGTTAGATGAAAGAAAGGTAGATACTTTAGTTGAGTGTTTACTATTTCTTTCTAAATTTCATAAAAGAGCAGTATCAAGAGAATCTTTAGTTTCCGGCCTAGCAATACATGGTTCTTTAATGACTCCTACTTTATTTGTTGAATCAGCAAAAAGAATAGGGCTTATTGTAAAGTCTTCAGTAAGAGATATCAAAAGTATTTCACAATTAACTCTTCCAGCAGTAGCTTTATTAAATACAAATAAAGCTTGTCTTCTTTTAAAAATTGATGAAAATAAAAATCAAGTAACTTTGATATACCCAGATATAAGTTCAGGTGAAGTTGTTGTTGATATTGATGAGTTTAAAAAAGAGTATACTAGAAATCTTTTGATAATCAAACCTGCTTATAATTTTAGAAATAGAGTTGAAGATGACATAATCATTGAAAAAGATAAAAAATGGTTTTGGCATACTATGAAAAAAAATTTAGGTATCTATTATCTTGTAATTATTGCAGCAATATTAATAAATATATTTGTTTTAGCAATTCCTTTGTTTACAATGAATGTATATGATAGAGTTTTACCAAATAAAGCAACAGATACTTTAGTTGTATTACTTCTTGGAATATCTATGGTACTTGTATTTGATTTTATATTAAAAATTATGCGTGCATATTTTATTGAACAAGCTGGGAAAAGAGCTGATATTAAAATGTCTACAGCTATTTTCAATCAACTATTAAATATTAAGTTAAATGCAAAACCTGCTTCAACAGGAGTATTTGTAAGTAGATTACAATCTTTTGAGAGTGTAAGAGAATTTTTTACAACTGCAACAATTACTGCTTTTGTTGATTTACCTTTTGTAATTTTATTTATAGTGATAATCTTTTATATTGCAGGTCCTTTAGCTTATGTATCTTTAGCTTCAATGGTAATTGCAATTTTATTTTCATGGATTATGCAAAGACCTTTAAAGCAAACAATTTTAAATGCAGCAAAAGAAGACCAGATTAAACAGACAGTTTTAACTGAAGCTGTAACAGGTTTAGAGATTATAAAAAGTGTAAAAGCACAAAATAGAATGCAAACTCATTGGAATAACTCTGTATCTCAAACCTCTTATTTTGGAAATAAATCTCATTACTTATCTCAAATAGTAAGTTATTTTGTAGGTTTTATTTCTCAAATTTCAAGTATTGGTATAGTAGCAGGTGGAGTTATTCTAGCAAATGAGGGTCAAATTACTTTAGGTGCAATTATTGCAGCAATGATTTTAAATAGTAGAGTAATTGCTCCTGTCTCTCAAATTGTAGGAATGATAATAAGACTTGATAGAACAATGTTGTCTTTAAATAATATAGATGAGATTATGAAGATGCCATTAGAGAGAACAAATTCTCAACAATATTTAAGTAGACCTAATTTAGATGGAGATATTGTTTTTAAAAATGTAAGTTTTGCATATTATAAACAAAACTTTCAACTTTTAAGAAATATAAACCTTAGAATAAATAAAGGGGAAAAAGTAGGAATTATTGGAAAAATAGGCTCTGGAAAATCAACAATAATTAAACTACTGTTAAATCTGCATGAACCCTCAGAAGGTTCAATTTTAATAGATGGAACAGAGATTAGGCAAATAGACCCTGTAGATTTACGAAAAAATATAGGATATGTACCCCAAGAGACATTTTTATTTATGGGAACAATAAAAGACAATATTAGTATCTCTGACCAATTTGCAAGTGATGAACAGATATTAAAAGCTTCAAAGATTGCAGGAGTACATGATTTCCTTGGAAAACATCAAGCAGGTTATGATTTTATTGTAGGTGAAAGAGGCGATGGTTTAAGTGGAGGAGAAAGACAAGCTGTAACTTTAGCAAGAGCAATTGTCTCTAATCCAAATATTTTGATTTTAGATGAACCAACAAATTCGATGGATGATTTAAGTGAAGAACACTTTAAAAATAGATTAGCTCCAATAATAGAAGATAAAACAGTAATAGTAGTTACACATCGACCATCCATGTTATCTTTAGTAGATAGGATTATTGTAATTGATGATGGAAAGATTATTGCAGATGGACCTAAAAATCAAATTGTATCTGCATTTGGAAATTCTAAACAAGTAGTAAAAAAGGTATTAAAAGAAGATGAAAAATCAAAATGA
- a CDS encoding HlyD family type I secretion periplasmic adaptor subunit: protein MKNQNDINFINTLYSQENAKIEKKIILLFFLIVIFFISAIVWAFYAEVDELARGSGKVIPSEKIQTIQSLDGGIISDILVSEGDKIKRGQALMKIDTTRFQASLEENQNIYNHLLVTRIRLLEESKIDLDKEIPNLDFPEELKKKVNGFALNDEILFQKRVSELKSTIKILDDQYEQKKQELVETKSQMEQLRKRLLIIREEMDTIKRLVDKGSKSIVELLNIRKEYNQLEGEYISTKLSIPRLKLAIQEFTNRKEERIRKFKSEVFNELQKLNTEINKYESKLVSAQDKIEKTVLVSPVNGIVKQININTIGGVVRSGVDLIEIVPNSETLLVEVKIDPKDIAFINPSQEAVVKLTAYDFSIYGGLEGKIVEISADSIKDEDSKENRTYYKVVIKTNKNHLEKNGEKLPIIPGMIASVDIKTGKKTILDFILKPILKTKQNALHER from the coding sequence ATGAAAAATCAAAATGATATAAATTTTATCAATACTTTATATTCACAAGAAAATGCAAAAATAGAAAAAAAGATAATACTCTTATTCTTTTTAATAGTGATTTTTTTTATTTCTGCAATTGTTTGGGCTTTTTATGCTGAGGTAGATGAGTTAGCAAGAGGAAGTGGGAAAGTAATTCCTTCTGAAAAAATACAAACAATTCAAAGTTTAGATGGAGGTATTATTTCTGATATTTTAGTTAGTGAAGGTGACAAGATAAAAAGAGGGCAAGCCTTAATGAAAATTGATACTACAAGATTTCAAGCAAGCTTAGAAGAGAATCAAAATATTTATAATCACCTTTTAGTAACAAGAATAAGATTATTAGAAGAATCAAAAATTGATTTAGATAAAGAGATACCAAACTTAGATTTTCCAGAAGAGCTAAAAAAGAAAGTAAATGGTTTTGCTTTAAATGATGAGATTCTATTTCAAAAAAGAGTCTCTGAATTAAAAAGTACAATAAAAATATTGGATGACCAATATGAACAGAAAAAACAAGAATTAGTAGAAACAAAAAGTCAAATGGAACAACTTAGAAAAAGACTACTTATTATAAGAGAAGAGATGGACACTATAAAAAGATTAGTTGATAAGGGTTCTAAATCAATTGTTGAATTACTGAATATAAGAAAGGAATATAATCAATTAGAAGGCGAGTATATAAGTACAAAACTTTCAATTCCTAGATTAAAGTTAGCAATACAAGAGTTTACAAATAGAAAAGAAGAGAGAATAAGAAAATTTAAATCTGAAGTATTTAATGAATTACAAAAGTTAAATACAGAAATCAATAAATATGAATCTAAATTAGTATCAGCCCAAGATAAAATAGAAAAAACAGTTTTAGTCTCTCCTGTAAATGGAATAGTAAAACAAATAAATATAAATACAATAGGTGGAGTTGTTAGGTCAGGAGTAGACTTAATTGAAATCGTACCAAATAGTGAAACCTTATTAGTTGAAGTAAAAATAGACCCTAAAGATATTGCTTTTATAAATCCAAGTCAAGAAGCAGTTGTTAAATTAACTGCCTATGATTTTTCTATATATGGAGGATTAGAAGGTAAAATTGTAGAAATATCTGCTGATAGTATAAAAGATGAAGATTCAAAAGAAAATAGAACATATTATAAGGTAGTAATTAAAACAAATAAAAACCATTTAGAAAAAAATGGAGAGAAACTTCCTATTATACCTGGTATGATAGCCTCTGTTGATATTAAGACAGGGAAGAAGACTATTTTAGATTTTATTCTAAAACCTATTCTAAAAACTAAGCAAAATGCCTTACATGAAAGATAA
- the msrP gene encoding protein-methionine-sulfoxide reductase catalytic subunit MsrP, which yields MKYLKKPSWHINEKEITPKELFDKRRSFIKLGAASVIASSSIVELLAKEQLPIKNLSFIKDKNLNNLELNSYEQITSYNNFYEFTTSKERVKDMAHTLDTTGWKISIDGLIEKEFEIDFDDLIKKFTLHERIYRFRCVEGWSMVVPWIGIKLSDFIKYAKPNSKAKYIRFETLLDDDIFPDQANMLFPAIDYPYVEGLRLDEAMNELSILAVGLYGSKIPKQNGAPIRLVIPWKYGFKSIKSISKISFVEKEPLNTWQKSNPKEYGFYANVNPNVDHPRWSQKKERVLGKFFKQNTLMYNGYEKEVSYLYKGMDLKKYF from the coding sequence ATGAAATATTTAAAAAAGCCCTCTTGGCATATAAATGAAAAAGAAATTACCCCTAAAGAGCTATTTGATAAAAGAAGAAGTTTTATTAAACTTGGTGCTGCTTCAGTAATTGCATCAAGTAGTATTGTAGAATTATTAGCAAAAGAACAACTTCCTATAAAAAACCTAAGTTTTATAAAAGACAAAAATCTAAATAATTTAGAATTAAATAGCTACGAACAAATTACTTCATATAATAATTTTTATGAATTTACTACTTCAAAAGAAAGAGTAAAAGATATGGCCCATACTTTAGATACAACTGGATGGAAAATAAGTATTGATGGCTTAATAGAAAAAGAGTTTGAAATAGATTTTGATGATTTAATTAAAAAATTTACTCTACATGAACGAATATATAGATTTAGATGTGTAGAAGGCTGGTCTATGGTTGTACCATGGATAGGTATAAAACTAAGTGATTTTATAAAATATGCAAAGCCTAATTCAAAAGCAAAATATATAAGATTTGAGACCCTATTAGATGATGATATATTTCCAGATCAAGCTAATATGCTTTTTCCAGCTATTGATTACCCTTATGTTGAAGGACTAAGATTAGATGAAGCAATGAATGAGTTATCAATTTTAGCTGTTGGTCTATATGGTTCAAAAATACCAAAACAAAATGGAGCACCTATTAGATTAGTTATCCCATGGAAATATGGATTTAAATCAATAAAATCTATTTCAAAAATTTCATTTGTTGAAAAAGAACCTCTAAATACTTGGCAAAAATCAAACCCGAAAGAGTATGGTTTTTATGCAAATGTTAATCCAAATGTAGATCATCCAAGATGGTCACAAAAAAAAGAGAGAGTATTAGGAAAATTTTTTAAACAAAATACCCTAATGTACAATGGATATGAAAAAGAAGTTTCTTATTTATATAAAGGAATGGATTTAAAAAAATATTTTTAA
- the tpx gene encoding thiol peroxidase, whose protein sequence is MATTKLKGNIVNLSGNELNIGDKAPEVTVIAHDLSEVKIGGKAQIIAAVPSLDTPVCAEETRKFNEEASTTDVEMVVVSMDLPFAAGRFCTTEGIENLKVGSDFRNKEFAQKYGVLIADGPLEGVTCRAMFVTDENGIIIHKEICEDITDEPNYEAVFTAIKK, encoded by the coding sequence ATGGCAACAACAAAATTGAAAGGAAACATTGTTAATCTATCTGGTAATGAGCTAAATATTGGAGATAAAGCACCAGAAGTTACAGTTATTGCACATGATTTATCTGAAGTAAAAATTGGTGGTAAAGCACAAATTATTGCAGCTGTTCCTTCATTAGATACTCCTGTTTGTGCAGAAGAGACAAGAAAATTTAATGAAGAAGCATCAACTACTGATGTTGAGATGGTTGTAGTATCTATGGATTTACCTTTTGCTGCTGGTAGATTCTGTACAACAGAAGGTATTGAAAATTTGAAAGTAGGAAGTGACTTTAGAAATAAAGAGTTTGCTCAAAAATATGGAGTATTAATTGCCGATGGACCACTTGAAGGTGTAACATGTAGAGCAATGTTTGTAACAGATGAAAATGGGATAATTATACATAAAGAGATTTGTGAAGATATAACAGATGAACCTAATTATGAAGCTGTTTTCACAGCAATAAAAAAATAG
- a CDS encoding sulfite oxidase heme-binding subunit YedZ: MKRSLLFLLLLIPFLFALFELFILENVKDPIKYIYTISGISSTVILFFTILISLIKKHFNILKYRRMIGLYGFFYALIHFLNFTVLDAELNIDFIFKETLDKPFIYLGMGAFLILIFMAITSTNRLFKIYQPYHKLIYLSLILITIHFIMAQKSLTIMQLFYIAIIILIGYLKLLQQIIRKNRVH; this comes from the coding sequence ATGAAAAGATCTTTACTATTTTTATTACTACTTATTCCTTTTTTATTTGCATTATTTGAACTTTTCATCTTAGAAAATGTAAAAGACCCAATAAAATATATTTATACAATAAGTGGTATTAGTTCAACAGTTATACTATTTTTTACAATTTTAATATCCCTTATAAAAAAACACTTTAATATTTTAAAATATAGAAGAATGATAGGTTTATATGGATTTTTTTATGCATTGATACATTTTCTAAATTTTACAGTTTTAGATGCAGAATTAAATATTGATTTTATTTTTAAAGAGACTTTAGATAAACCTTTTATCTATTTAGGGATGGGTGCTTTTTTAATCCTAATTTTTATGGCAATCACATCAACAAATAGATTATTTAAAATTTATCAACCCTATCATAAATTAATCTATTTAAGTCTAATTCTTATTACTATACATTTTATTATGGCACAAAAATCACTTACAATAATGCAACTATTTTATATAGCAATTATAATCTTGATAGGTTATTTAAAGTTATTACAACAAATAATAAGAAAAAATAGAGTTCATTAA
- a CDS encoding ATP-binding protein, translated as MKNISIRAKLIILFILIKIIPLLIIVFIAYEGVIRLETYLNDSTRYLFNENKEIILNTANESIEDSVKYLDKKSQLSLERLSHEIANKVAEFLYERDKDLLFLSKLDINNKVLKSFYETKNRDIILHEDYIYDDKTSSWISTNEPKQITREKTTASLKDNEKEFNYTDPLILTRKSIPLYKEVVYFDLKGNEKYKISTISKELKNISNRKNTYINSEKYFNEIKTLKEGEIYVSDVIGEYIGTKIIGPFTKEKARKMSIEFEPEKYAYAGKENPVGKEFEGIIRFITPVFKNSVKVGYISLALDHKHIMQFTDTSNPSSNEAIQNINDAKNGNYAFMWDYEGKNISHARDYFIVGYDRNTGEKVIPWLSSDLAKKFKESKLEINEFLATYPKFEEQSLKKKPNIEQLKKSGNVGLDCRYLNFAPQCEGWMQLTQNGGYGSFIIFWSNVWKLTTAAAIPYYTGKYGDSKRGFGFVTIGANVEEFHAAANETRRSISKILDTQTENMKEVVDENKAEVATFIHALINELSIVTLVMIILIIIIAMLISKYITLKIEKILEGTKRFANNELDYRIEVSSHDEIGKLETSFNSMATQIKSLISSQMKALEKAQKADEAKSTFLANMSHEIRTPLNAIIGFSEILSNSKELTVENKKQAQIIQTSASSLLAIINDILDISKIESGNFEISIEKNDLYFISEHVVELFSKRASQKHISLIFNIDHKIPLCVYTDGVRLRQVLSNLLANAIKFTEKGKVSLNITLIEEKNNKSKIRFEIEDTGIGIAKEKVDNIFKPFVQVDNKSNREYEGTGLGLSICSHIVQALGSTLKVESEEQKGSKFYFELELESCDDNLHISKSFLNQLKFKVTKEDSDLYHYIKRYLNIFGTITKEGEKPDILICSCDKTKENLNRMREEYKDIPILILFEHENEIKEFEVRANELALVLPFYASKVNDSLQELLRKTKQRKTVQEEIKTNYKAKVLVAEDNEANQELISYILDSMNIEYSIQENGLKTLEEYKNNSYDLILMDINMPILDGVESFKQIRIYEEEKLLKQTPIIALTANAIKGDKERFLNLGMNDYLSKPINTEELKKIFDKYLPKKEEEEIKKEEIDMTKIIDKLGVSENIAILIINKFKKDILQDMQELEDKIKADDKEAISQKAHYIKNSCLNLALDEICSLLEKLENPKLSKKEYEDIFNPLLISIKAIL; from the coding sequence ATGAAAAATATATCTATCCGTGCTAAATTAATTATTCTTTTTATTTTAATAAAAATAATTCCTTTGCTAATTATCGTTTTTATTGCATATGAAGGTGTAATAAGGTTGGAAACTTATTTAAATGATAGTACACGGTACTTATTCAATGAAAATAAAGAGATTATTTTAAATACTGCTAATGAATCAATTGAAGATAGTGTAAAGTATTTAGATAAAAAATCTCAACTCTCATTAGAGAGGTTAAGCCATGAAATTGCTAATAAAGTAGCAGAGTTTTTATATGAACGTGATAAAGACTTACTTTTTTTATCTAAATTAGATATTAATAATAAAGTTTTAAAAAGTTTTTATGAAACAAAAAATAGAGATATTATTCTCCATGAAGATTATATTTATGATGATAAAACTAGTTCTTGGATAAGTACAAATGAACCTAAACAAATCACTAGAGAAAAAACAACAGCTAGTTTAAAAGATAATGAAAAAGAGTTTAATTATACAGATCCTTTAATTTTAACAAGAAAATCAATTCCTCTTTATAAAGAAGTTGTATATTTTGATTTAAAAGGTAATGAAAAATATAAAATATCAACTATTAGCAAAGAGTTAAAAAATATCTCTAATAGAAAAAATACATATATTAACTCAGAGAAATATTTTAATGAGATTAAGACTTTAAAAGAGGGTGAAATATATGTATCTGATGTAATAGGTGAATATATAGGAACAAAAATTATAGGGCCTTTTACAAAAGAAAAAGCTCGAAAAATGAGTATTGAGTTTGAACCAGAAAAATATGCTTATGCTGGTAAAGAAAATCCAGTAGGAAAAGAGTTTGAAGGGATTATTAGATTTATTACTCCTGTATTTAAAAATAGTGTAAAAGTAGGATATATTTCATTAGCTTTAGACCATAAACATATTATGCAATTTACTGATACTTCAAATCCTTCAAGTAATGAAGCAATACAAAATATAAATGATGCTAAAAATGGAAATTATGCTTTTATGTGGGATTATGAAGGTAAAAATATTTCACATGCAAGAGATTATTTTATTGTTGGGTATGATAGAAATACTGGTGAAAAAGTTATCCCTTGGCTTAGTAGTGATTTAGCAAAAAAATTTAAAGAGTCTAAACTTGAAATTAATGAATTTTTAGCAACTTATCCAAAATTTGAAGAGCAATCTTTAAAGAAAAAACCTAATATTGAGCAGTTAAAAAAGAGTGGGAATGTAGGTTTAGATTGTAGATATTTAAATTTTGCACCTCAATGTGAAGGATGGATGCAGTTAACTCAAAATGGAGGTTATGGCTCTTTTATTATTTTTTGGAGTAATGTTTGGAAACTTACAACTGCAGCCGCAATTCCTTATTATACAGGTAAATATGGAGACTCAAAAAGAGGTTTTGGTTTTGTAACAATAGGTGCAAATGTTGAAGAGTTTCATGCAGCTGCAAATGAGACAAGAAGAAGTATTTCTAAGATTTTAGATACTCAAACAGAAAATATGAAAGAAGTTGTAGATGAAAATAAAGCAGAAGTTGCAACATTTATTCATGCTCTAATAAATGAGTTATCTATAGTAACTCTTGTGATGATTATATTAATAATTATAATTGCAATGTTAATTTCAAAATATATTACTTTAAAAATTGAGAAAATTTTAGAAGGTACAAAAAGATTTGCAAATAATGAACTTGACTATAGAATAGAAGTCTCTTCTCATGATGAAATTGGTAAGCTTGAAACCTCTTTTAATAGTATGGCAACTCAAATTAAATCATTAATTTCAAGTCAAATGAAAGCTTTAGAAAAAGCACAAAAAGCGGATGAAGCGAAATCAACATTCTTAGCAAATATGAGCCATGAGATAAGAACACCATTAAATGCAATAATAGGATTTTCAGAGATACTAAGTAATTCAAAAGAGTTAACAGTAGAAAATAAGAAACAAGCACAAATAATCCAAACAAGTGCAAGCTCATTATTAGCAATAATAAATGATATTCTAGACATAAGCAAAATAGAGAGTGGAAACTTTGAGATTTCAATAGAAAAAAATGACTTATATTTTATAAGTGAACATGTAGTAGAACTCTTTTCAAAAAGAGCAAGTCAAAAACATATAAGCCTAATCTTTAACATAGACCATAAAATACCATTATGTGTATATACAGATGGAGTAAGATTAAGACAAGTATTATCAAACCTTCTAGCAAATGCAATAAAGTTTACAGAAAAAGGGAAAGTATCTTTAAATATAACTCTTATAGAAGAAAAGAATAATAAAAGCAAAATAAGATTTGAAATAGAAGATACCGGAATAGGAATAGCAAAAGAGAAAGTAGATAATATCTTTAAACCTTTCGTACAAGTAGATAATAAATCAAATAGAGAATATGAAGGGACAGGTTTAGGTCTAAGTATCTGCTCTCACATAGTACAAGCTTTAGGATCAACTTTAAAAGTAGAGAGTGAAGAACAAAAAGGAAGTAAATTCTATTTTGAATTAGAATTAGAGAGTTGTGATGATAATCTACATATCTCAAAAAGCTTTTTAAATCAATTGAAATTTAAAGTAACAAAAGAAGATAGTGATTTATATCACTATATAAAAAGATACCTAAATATCTTTGGAACTATCACAAAAGAAGGTGAGAAACCAGATATTCTAATCTGCTCTTGTGATAAAACAAAAGAGAATCTAAATAGAATGAGAGAAGAGTATAAAGATATACCAATCTTAATTCTTTTTGAACATGAAAATGAGATAAAAGAGTTCGAAGTAAGAGCAAATGAACTTGCTTTAGTATTACCCTTTTATGCATCAAAAGTAAATGATTCTTTACAAGAGTTACTAAGAAAAACAAAACAAAGAAAAACAGTACAAGAAGAGATAAAAACAAACTATAAAGCAAAAGTATTAGTAGCAGAAGATAATGAAGCAAATCAAGAATTAATCTCTTATATCTTAGATAGTATGAATATAGAATACTCAATACAAGAGAATGGATTAAAAACCCTAGAAGAGTATAAAAATAACTCATATGATTTAATCTTAATGGATATAAATATGCCAATCTTAGATGGAGTAGAAAGTTTTAAACAAATAAGAATATATGAAGAAGAGAAACTCTTAAAACAAACACCAATAATAGCCTTAACAGCAAATGCAATAAAAGGAGATAAAGAGAGATTTCTTAACTTAGGAATGAATGATTATCTAAGTAAACCAATTAATACAGAAGAGTTAAAAAAGATTTTTGATAAATACCTTCCTAAAAAAGAGGAAGAAGAGATAAAAAAAGAAGAAATAGATATGACTAAAATAATAGATAAATTAGGAGTATCAGAAAATATAGCAATACTAATAATAAACAAATTTAAAAAAGATATTCTACAAGATATGCAAGAATTAGAAGATAAAATAAAAGCAGATGATAAAGAAGCAATATCACAAAAAGCACATTATATAAAGAATTCTTGTTTAAATCTTGCCTTAGATGAGATTTGTTCTTTATTAGAAAAACTTGAAAACCCTAAATTATCTAAAAAAGAGTATGAAGATATCTTTAATCCTCTTCTTATCTCAATAAAAGCTATTTTATAG
- a CDS encoding TolC family protein produces the protein MKNLTIKLSIPLAIILSTTNLSAVTIKETVETTMSTNPKILSIMENNKAFKYYLDEAKGGWYPKLDLTTYIQTKKTKINPEDGDKTSNISGGPNIQLDFEQLLFDGGLTTSEMDEAKYREESNRYANENLVDNVIFDSISAYLNMVKYQNSLEVTKNNLAIYEDYLRTAKDTEQISGEILQKAQVNAKIHFTNSKWHEQSNNYNIAASSFERFVGIKPEGAVCRPYIDSKLVPATLKEYIDQVIVKNNLILEQIINIKEQRAVVSQRDSSFYPTIKFKAQGLYDKDNIEDKEKTQLYTARIELKYNLFNGNIDKAKKEREKLFLEQVQKELDVVTKQVIDEATTAYNSFQSIQKRIEELKLYIKDNEQVLEIFKDQFEGGTRTFIDVLNIERDLYSAKEDLVSAEFDLDLAYFSMFNSMSQLKESVLYANNSSCEKRTEVNSSQKAEATNELDGLLEESVITTKSVETNSEYVLFLASFKNEQIANEQLALAKAEVGTTYKTKIIKSNGFNTVIVYDVREKEEILKVREMLRDKFPGLYFRKTITK, from the coding sequence ATGAAAAATCTAACAATCAAACTAAGTATTCCTCTTGCAATAATACTTAGCACAACAAATTTAAGTGCGGTCACAATAAAAGAGACAGTTGAGACTACAATGTCTACAAACCCTAAGATTCTTTCCATTATGGAAAACAATAAAGCCTTTAAGTACTATTTAGATGAAGCAAAGGGTGGATGGTATCCTAAGTTAGATTTAACTACTTACATTCAAACTAAAAAAACAAAAATTAATCCAGAAGATGGAGATAAAACTTCAAATATTTCAGGTGGTCCAAATATTCAATTAGATTTTGAACAACTGTTATTTGATGGTGGTTTAACTACTTCAGAAATGGATGAAGCTAAATATAGAGAAGAATCAAATAGATATGCAAATGAAAATCTTGTTGACAATGTGATTTTTGATAGTATTAGTGCATATTTAAATATGGTTAAGTATCAAAATAGTTTAGAAGTTACAAAAAATAACCTTGCAATATATGAAGATTATTTAAGAACAGCAAAAGATACAGAACAGATTAGTGGAGAGATTCTTCAAAAAGCTCAAGTAAATGCAAAAATTCACTTTACTAATAGTAAATGGCATGAACAATCTAATAATTACAATATTGCTGCAAGTTCATTTGAAAGATTTGTAGGGATAAAACCTGAGGGAGCTGTTTGTAGACCTTATATTGATTCAAAATTAGTTCCAGCTACTTTAAAAGAGTATATTGATCAAGTTATTGTAAAAAACAACTTGATTTTAGAACAAATTATTAATATAAAAGAACAAAGAGCTGTAGTAAGTCAAAGAGATTCTTCTTTCTATCCAACTATAAAATTTAAGGCTCAAGGTCTTTATGATAAAGATAATATTGAAGATAAAGAAAAAACTCAATTATATACAGCAAGAATTGAACTTAAATATAATCTTTTTAATGGAAATATAGATAAAGCTAAAAAAGAGAGAGAAAAACTATTTTTAGAACAAGTTCAAAAAGAGTTAGATGTTGTTACAAAACAAGTTATAGATGAGGCAACAACAGCATATAATAGTTTTCAATCTATTCAAAAAAGAATTGAAGAGTTAAAACTTTATATTAAAGATAATGAACAAGTTTTAGAAATCTTCAAAGATCAATTTGAAGGTGGAACAAGAACTTTTATCGATGTATTAAATATTGAAAGAGATTTATATAGTGCTAAAGAGGATTTAGTTTCTGCAGAGTTTGATTTAGATTTAGCATATTTCAGTATGTTTAATAGTATGTCTCAATTAAAAGAGTCAGTTTTATATGCAAATAATAGTTCATGTGAAAAAAGAACAGAAGTAAATAGTTCACAAAAAGCTGAAGCAACAAATGAACTTGATGGTTTATTAGAAGAGAGTGTTATTACAACTAAAAGTGTTGAAACAAACTCTGAATATGTATTATTCTTAGCTTCTTTTAAAAATGAGCAAATAGCAAATGAACAATTAGCTCTTGCAAAAGCTGAAGTAGGAACTACATATAAAACTAAAATAATTAAGTCAAATGGATTTAATACAGTGATTGTATATGATGTAAGAGAAAAAGAAGAGATTCTAAAAGTAAGAGAGATGTTAAGAGATAAATTTCCAGGTTTATATTTTAGAAAAACAATTACAAAATAA